A region of Streptomyces sp. NBC_01788 DNA encodes the following proteins:
- a CDS encoding benzaldehyde dehydrogenase, which yields MAFLDSDVWGKKFFSDGWRDASAEQPVVEPATGEQLATAGLATAEDVRRASVRAAEAQRDWAAASPQRRAAVLRRAGELLAEHSAEIEDWLVREAGSVRAKADFEARLAVSECFECAGLPTHPQGEVLTSEEARWSFSRRRPAGVVSVIAPFNFPLVLGLRSVAPALALGNAVLLKPDPRTAVSGGVVIARVFEEAGLPDGVLHLLPGDGQVGRAVVEAPEVRVVSFTGSTPVGRAIGEQAGRLLKRAHLELGGNNALVVLPGADVRKAASAGAFGSYLHQGQICMTTGRHIVHESLLEEYTAALAAKAAALPVGDPAREDVALGPLIDRRQLERVHGIVTDSVAAGATLAAGGEIVGAGYRATVLSGLTTDMPAWREEIFGPVAPVIGFSTPEEAARIVNDCEYGLSVGILGDVGTAMKLADRIDSGKVHINEQTVSDEPNAPFGGVKASGTGSRFGGAAANVEAFTETQWLTIRPDIADYPF from the coding sequence ATGGCATTCCTGGACAGCGACGTCTGGGGCAAGAAGTTCTTCAGCGACGGCTGGAGGGACGCCTCGGCCGAGCAGCCGGTCGTCGAGCCCGCGACCGGCGAACAGCTCGCGACGGCGGGCCTGGCCACCGCCGAGGACGTACGGCGTGCGTCCGTCCGCGCGGCCGAGGCGCAGCGCGACTGGGCGGCGGCCTCCCCGCAGCGGCGGGCCGCCGTGCTGCGCCGGGCGGGCGAGCTGCTGGCCGAGCACTCCGCCGAGATCGAGGACTGGCTGGTGCGCGAGGCCGGGTCCGTACGGGCCAAGGCGGACTTCGAGGCGCGGCTCGCCGTGAGCGAGTGCTTCGAGTGCGCGGGCCTGCCGACGCACCCGCAGGGTGAGGTGCTCACCTCCGAGGAGGCCCGCTGGTCGTTCTCCCGGCGCCGTCCCGCGGGTGTCGTCAGTGTCATCGCGCCCTTCAACTTCCCTCTCGTCCTGGGTCTGCGCTCGGTGGCGCCGGCGCTGGCCCTGGGCAACGCGGTGCTGCTCAAGCCGGACCCGCGCACCGCGGTGAGCGGCGGTGTCGTCATCGCGCGCGTCTTCGAGGAGGCGGGGCTGCCGGACGGCGTGCTGCACCTGCTGCCGGGCGACGGCCAGGTCGGCCGGGCGGTCGTCGAGGCGCCCGAGGTGCGGGTGGTCTCCTTCACCGGCTCGACCCCGGTCGGGCGGGCGATCGGCGAGCAGGCCGGACGCCTGCTCAAGCGTGCCCACCTGGAGCTGGGCGGGAACAACGCGCTGGTCGTACTGCCGGGGGCGGACGTGCGGAAGGCGGCCTCCGCGGGCGCGTTCGGCTCCTATCTGCACCAGGGCCAGATCTGCATGACGACCGGCCGCCACATCGTTCATGAGTCTCTCCTGGAGGAGTACACCGCGGCGCTGGCCGCGAAGGCCGCGGCCCTGCCGGTCGGCGACCCGGCGCGTGAGGACGTCGCGCTCGGCCCGCTCATCGACCGGCGCCAGCTGGAGCGGGTGCACGGCATCGTCACCGACAGCGTCGCCGCGGGCGCGACCCTCGCCGCGGGCGGCGAGATCGTCGGCGCGGGTTACCGGGCCACGGTGCTGAGCGGGCTGACGACCGACATGCCGGCCTGGCGCGAGGAGATCTTCGGGCCCGTCGCGCCCGTCATCGGCTTCTCGACGCCGGAAGAGGCCGCGCGGATCGTCAACGACTGCGAGTACGGGCTGTCCGTGGGGATCCTCGGCGACGTGGGCACGGCGATGAAGCTCGCCGACCGGATCGACTCCGGCAAGGTCCACATCAACGAGCAGACCGTCAGCGACGAGCCCAACGCCCCCTTCGGCGGGGTCAAGGCCTCGGGCACCGGATCCCGGTTCGGCGGCGCCGCCGCCAACGTCGAGGCCTTCACCGAGACCCAGTGGCTCACCATCCGGCCCGACATCGCCGACTACCCGTTCTGA